Proteins encoded together in one Solanum lycopersicum chromosome 7, SLM_r2.1 window:
- the EFE gene encoding 1-aminocyclopropane-1-carboxylate oxidase 4 (The RefSeq protein has 1 substitution compared to this genomic sequence), which yields MENFPIINLENLNGDERAKTMEMIKDACENWGFFELVNHGIPHEVMDTVEKLTKGHYKKCMEQRFKELVASKGLEAVQAEVTDLDWESTFFLRHLPTSNISQVPDLDEEYREVMRDFAKRLEKLAEELLDLLCENLGLEKGYLKNAFYGSKGPNFGTKVSNYPPCPKPDLIKGLRAHTDAGGIILLFQDDKVSGLQLLKDEQWIDVPPMRHSIVVNLGDQLEVITNGKYKSVMHRVIAQTDGTRMSLASFYNPGNDAVIYPAPSLIEESKQVYPKFVFDDYMKLYAGLKFQPKEPRFEAMKAMEANVELVDQIASA from the exons atggagaacttcccaattatcaACTTGGAAAATCTTAATGGAGATGAGAGAGCCAAAACCATGGAAATGATCAAAGATGCATGTGAGAATTGGGGCTTCTTTGag TTGGTGAACCATGGGATTCCACATGAAGTAATGGACACTGTGGAGAAATTGACAAAGGGACATTACAAGAAGTGCATGGAACAGAGGTTTAAGGAATTGGTAGCAAGTAAGGGACTTGAAGCTGTGCAAGCTGAGGTTACTGATTTAGATTGGGAAAGCACTTTCTTCTTGCGCCATCTTCCTACTTCTAATATCTCTCAAGTACCCGATCTTGACGAAGAATACAG AGAGGTGATGAGAGATTTTGCTAAAAGATTGGAGAAGTTGGCTGAGGAGTTACTTGACTTACTCTGTGAAAATCTTGGACTTGaaaaaagttatttgaaaaATGCCTTTTATGGATCAAAAGGTCCCAATTTCGGTACTAAAGTTAGCAACTATCCACCATGTCCTAAGCCCGATTTGATCAAGGGACTCCGCGCTCATACAGACGCAGGAGGCATCATACTTCTGTTCCAAGATGACAAAGTGAGTGGCCTTCAACTCCTCAAAGACGAGCAATGGATCGATGTTCCTCCCATGCGCCACTCTATTGTGGTTAACCTTGGTGACCAGCTTGAG GTGATTACCAACGGGAAGTACAAGAGCGTGATGCACAGAGTGATTGCACAAACAGATGGGACTCGGATGTCACTAGCATCATTTTATAATCCAGGAAATGACGCGGTGATCTATCCAGCACCATCTCTAATTGAGGAAAGCAAGCAAGTTTATCCGAAATTCGTGTTTGATGATTACATGAAGTTATATGCTGGACTAAAGTTTCAGCCAAAAGAGCCAAGATTTGAAGCAATGAAGGCTATGGAAGCTAATGTGGAATTAGTTGATCAAATTGCAAGTgcttaa